Genomic segment of Vicugna pacos chromosome 31, VicPac4, whole genome shotgun sequence:
TGTTATTACACTGCTTCAGAGCCACTCAGGCAGTGGGGAGAGTGATTGATGATTAAAATAACCATGGTCTCTTATCTGTGAGACAGTtctgattaaatatttttatacatttcttcTGGGCTCTGAGAGTCTATGATTCTATGGAGTGAAATAAGATGTTCGTGCAAGTGTCATGGGTGATGATGGGGCCAAGCTAACACCCGGGAAAGCAGCTCAGGACGGTGAAAAGATTCTGAGTGATGCTATTAATGATGGATGCATGTCGTTATGCATTCGACCAAACTCATAGACTGGACAACCAAGAGCGAACCCTAAGGTGGACTCTGGACTCTGGGTGATAGTGATGTGTCAAGGCAGTTTCATTAGTTATAACAAACGGACCACTCTGGTGGGGATGATGTTAATATGGAGGATTATGCATGTGGGGGATGGGGGTACATGGAAAaatctgtaccttcctctcaattttgctgtgaacctaaaactgctgaaaaaaaaaatccaggtcaACATCCAAGTGAGCTTGGAGGTCCCGTGACCAAATGGCCCAACGGCACAGCTGGCTGCCAGCTCGcaaccccccctcccccggcagTTCTCAGCCTCCTTCAGGGTCTCTCTGGGACATCCTCCCCACTAGCACTGTGACTACTGATGGGTAGCTTCCGGTTTCCTTGGAAGGGTCGTCTACTTGGCaaacattttttgagcactttcATGCcaacactgtgctaggcactgggaatCCACCCGTGAACAAGACCACGCTTCTGCTGGAGTTGAGGAGACAGATGAGGAAGTAGACTGTGTGGTTCATTGGGATGCTCATGGCTCAGAAGTTCGCGACTCTTTCACAGAAGCATTGCTTTGCTAGCTGGGGCCAGGTTTGATTCTATATTGTCTTGACTGCGCcacttaaattattttccttcagtTGAAGTGTTCTTTTTCATGGTATAATCTTAGGGgattacaaagaagaaaagctcTGGAAAAAGTAAATCACAAAGGCCACTTGTATTTAATTCTAATTTGTGTTGGAAGCACAGCATAATCTTATTGCCATTATTTTGAACATATTTCAGTGTTTTCATCATGAAATTATAGTCTTTCCCTTAATTATGTGACTATATATTTCTTTCAAGTTTGCTGAGTTTAAAAGTGTGATTTTCTTTTCAAGGgcaattatttttaaaccataGCGGACTTTCTGCCTGGCTTATCTGTTTTTAAGTGATGATAATGTTATataatttcagaaaaatttcCTGGACTGGATCACTGTCAGCTTATTCTTAGCAATAGAAAGTGTTCTAAACAGAGAGCAAAGCTTTTCACTTGACAATTTTTCAAAGGGGCTTAAAATGATAACAGGACATTTATTTATAGCACTCTTAAGTAACAGGTGATTAATTTTAGAAGCTTTCATTCAAGGACATTTTGATAGAGGAGGGGATGGAGCAAAACCCTAGACTCCAGATGGCAGATCCAGCCATCGCAGCAAAGGGTACAGAAAACATCCTCAAAGAAGacacttgatttttttccagtgttGCTGTGGTCGGCTTTGGCCATTTGAATATGGGATGGTGTTGAATCAAAGAGATTGAAAGCAGAGGTGTGAATACTGGTGGGACCCGATTCTTATATTCTTGGGTGAGCAGTAGGGGGGACGGCCTGGGGTAACAGCTAGCCTCCCACGCGCGCTCACCCTTCCTCCGGGCCCTGCTGGCCCCTCCCCACTCATCCCCCGTTACCTCTGGCTTCTGAAATATCGAAAGTCCGCTAAACACCCTGAACACTTGATGCTGACAAGACTGTGATTCCCTCTGAAATGCCCTCTCTTTTCAATCCCACTATTAAATGTTGTTTCCCCTTTTCAATCGATGTTGGAGCCCTGTCTCCTGCTCCAGTATGAACCGGTTGCTCCCTAGGTCTGCGGCATGGCTGTGCTCTGAGACCTCCGTTTACCTGTTGTTCTTGAAAAGCCGtatcttctctttatttttctgactttGATTTAATGGTAGATTCGTGTGCAGTTGGAAGAAATAGTACAGAGAGATTCCACGTACCCTTTACATGTTCCCCCCAGTAAAACCAACCTGCAGAACTACGCATAGGACAATAGCACAACCAGGACATTTACATCGATACGGTCAAAACacagaacatttctgtcaccaCGAGCACACCTCATGCTGTCCTTTTAATGCTGCATCCACTTCCCTGCACCTCCAAACCCTCCTTAGTCCCTGGCAACCTCTAACCTGTCCTCCCtctctataattttgtctttttgagaatgttatgtaaatggaatcacacagcgTGGGACCTGGGGGGTTGGCTTGTTTCACATGGCGTAAGTCTCTGGACACATGCACGAGGTTGCACATATCAATGGTTTGCTTCTTGTCACAGCTGAGTGGCATTGCACGGTATAGACGCACCACCGTTTATTTAATCATCCGCATCTTGAAGGacatttgtttccagtttttgtctgTTACAAATACATTTGCTATAAACACTCCTGCACGGATTGTTGTGTAAGCACAAATGTTCCtttctctggaataaatgccTAAGAGTGGCATTCGCTGGGCTATCCAGCAAGAGTACATTGTTTCTAAAGAAATGgcaaaactgttttccagagcgaTTACACTATTTTAAATTCCCACCGGCTCTGTATCAGGGACCCAGTCGCTCTGCATGCTTGTCAGCGTTTTGTGTAGGAGCCATTTTTTCATTCTGGCCGTTCTGGGCGGTGCGGGGTGAGAGGGCCTCATGGTTCTCATTTGCATTTGCTGGGGGAGCTAATGATGccgaacatcttttcatgttcttattttgCTCCCTGTTTGTCCTCTTCGGTGAAATGTCTGTCCatgccttttgcccatttttgaattggacgGTTTGTTTTCTACTGTTGAGTTTAAGAGTtctttctgtgttctgtgttccttTAATGGCTACCATCTCCCAGTCGgcagcttgtcttttcatccttttaatgtgctcttTCATGCAGGAAAAGTTTGTAATTTTGGTAAGGTCCAGCTATTCAATTTTTCCTTTATGGATCACCCTTTTGATGTCACTCTATGTCCCAAACACtttgtttcttctaagttttttaaaatatagtttttacatttaatggcatgatccattttgagttaagttttaattgaatttattttaagaatgaataattgtcaatttaaaagaaaagattctCTACTCAGGTTTTTAGCTTTATTTTACCTTATCCTGTGTTTATTAATAAATTGAATCCACATATAGTAGCAAAACTCTATTCTGTCTATTATGGGTCATGTCTTGAGTATTAGGTTGCAAGACTCTGGTTCTCATATAAATCTTCTGTTAACAAGTCTTTTATGAAAAtggagtggagggaggggaaTACCATCTCCTTCCCATTGGACTGGGGGGCAGTCTAGACACCTCCCCACCGACACAGGTCAGTGATACACCAAGGGGAAGAGCAGGAGGGCCAGGGACAGTTGGGTGGGAGCCCAGGCTCAGAAGAGGGCAGAGGATGGCTTATTACTACGAAGTGGTAGTTAAAGTCCTGGCTTGCCACTCAGCCTCCCGTGACACGACCACcgtgggcaggggaagggggaaggcagGGCTGTGCACTCAACCTTGGTTGCGGGGGTAGAGGGCAATGGGATTTTTTTCCTGGTGTTTTGCTGCAATAGAGTATTTATTGTTGAAACGTTTCTGCCTTGCTAGGTTGCCCCCTTTCTTAATTCAAAGAGAGGCAGGCTTTCTTGGTTTGAAttgttttgttagtttttgtCTGTGCCCATTGGCATTTCTGGGTTGCGGGTTTCTCTAGCATCCAGTCTGGGATATAAGAGGCAAAAAGAAAGCCCAAGGAATTtgctgctgtgtcattccttaaGTATTAGGACATTTGCTTCCAGTCTTCTCTTCACCTTTCAgagcctttattttctttttaccatATACTGTCTAGTGCTTTTAGTTGTGCTTAGTGAGAGGGGTCAAGAGAAATGTGTCTACTCCATCTTGTCCAGAGACAGAAGTCCtaattctctcttttgttttgtaATGTTTTAAGTTGTCCAGAATATGGAGAAGACGCAGGGTTCATGTGATATTGATTCTGCCTCTCTGTGGTCCTCACAATATTCATCCATGTGGGGGACTCCTTCTAAACCTGGCGCCATTGCTGCCGGAGTCCAGTCTTTACCTCCCAGCCTCTTCATCTACGTTCTACAGAACGTTTAACATCTGTAAGTTAATCCACTGTTCAGCTGATGAGTAGGACCAAGTGGGCTCATCAGATTGAACCCCTCCAAGATGAATCCTTCCCATCCATAGAGCCAGAGGAAGCTAAtctatgagggttttttttttcctagcaccaatcaaaaaatgtttttctttttaagttttttgtgtTCATTTTATTAAAGAGAACCTAAGCTACCAGACTTTGGTTCAGTGAACCCCCCACGCATTACCCAGTGTATTACTGTTGTCTACCAACTGCCTGCCCAGGAGATTGTCGACTCCTTTAGGCAAGAAACCGTGTCTCATCAATGGTTGGCTCCCTAGGGCTTAGCACACTCAACAAAGGTAGCTACATTAATGAAGTAAACTAATTCCTTGTATGGGTCTCAaatctttcttgcctttttgttttttaataaatgggTAAAGTCTTGGGACCCTAGTTCGAGAAGACCAGAAATATTTGCACAGGGTTGCTGCATACTGACTCCAGGCAGGCGTTGATAATCCAAGGACCTGACAGTAAGTATTCCTGAATCCACATCCCCATTCCCCTGTCTGAGCTTGATTCCCACACATTTTCCAAACTCTTACTGTCTGTTCCCAGTGGAGAAGGATACCTGTGCATTGGCCGCCCTGAGGCAGGGTAGAGACCTGTAAGATGAGGGAGGGGCTATCCGTAGTTACCTGGCAAGCATCGTAGCTCTCATTCTTGTATCCAGCACACAGCATATTTTTGGTAAGTTTTGGAAATTCCTTTGAACACTTCTCCCAATCCATGATGATCATTGGCACTTTCATCAGCTCAGTTTCCATAGGCTGTTTGGCACCTGACCCGCGGAGAAAGCACAGTAGAAAAGTCACTGGACAGCAGTCCCCATGCCAGCAATGCAACTGAGCGTGTCCTAGACCATCCTGCCAGCCCCGCTCCCCCTGGCCACCTGTCCACCTCTCTTCACATCCTCGCAGAACCTCACCTCCACTCCATTCCAGGAATCCCTTGCAGTTTACTCACTCTGTCACGCCAGGCTCAACCAAATAAGCCCCCACCTCCTTGAAGTACCCCCCTCGTTCAAAACCGCATTCCTGCCTCCAGGAAGACTTGACTTCCAGCTTGAGCCCAGCAGCCCTACCGACCTGACTTCTTGGAACTGGCTAGTGATCATTTCTCAGCATAATCCTGCCGCCTCCGCATATTCGCCTCTTTCTACTTTTCATTACGTGTTTCTCTAACGCGGGGCTGCTGAAACTGGGTTTGCAGTCCCAATGAGAAAGCTTTCTCATCCTCCAGATAAAGGTAAGTGGGCCGAGAGTCTTCACAGTGGATTTGCCGAGACCCTTCATGGACTGCCAGCTTCCAGAATTTGCCTGGACTTCTCTCCATCTCATTAACTCTGACCACACAGAGATTTCCAGAGTCTCCTCTTTACTGAGTATTTTTAATCTTGTAGGCACCCATCTACCTCCTCCtcaattctaaattttgagttgtgCCTGGAGCCCTGAGTCAGTGTCATATCAGTTGCCCCCCATCCTTCAGACCCCAGCTCACTGCAGAGCATCTCTGAGGATGGAGTCCTGTTCAGACCTGAGATAGCGCTATACTGTTTCCATCTCTTCCCCCATCTGTTTGCACTTGGTTTTGTTGAGTTTTCTTTGGGGACAGTCCAGTGGGGCTTTCATAATCCCTTTATGCCCTCGTACGGTTCCTCCTACTTTGGCCAAGTCACAGTGTGAGAGCAAGTGATGAGTAACACCAGATTCATTTCTAAGAAGGGGTGGGCAGCCCTCCAGGCCCATTGAAagtccaggccagggcaggcgTCTTGAATGCCTGTCGGGACCAGGTGGGAAACATCAGTGGGTGAATCAGGGAGATATGAGACAGCAGAGCAGAGAACCCCTGGCCAGCTGGAGGGTTTAAATTCAATTAAACaagcctgctctgtgctggtaggATATGACCACACCCAGGGCCTGGCTCACACCTGGCATCTCAGCTCGGGGCCTTGGGAGGATGTTTCCCTGGCACATGGAAGAGGCTGAGATTAAGCCTCTgtgagtttctggtgtgcagGAATTTGTTCCACGGCAAGCCGTCTCCCCCACACCCCCCTTTcaccttctcctttctcctttaggTTTACTGGCCCATCCTCAGACACTGTGAAGGGGCCCTTCCCCGATCTGCTCCTGGGAGCTGCTCAGCAGTTACGTACCAGCTTTGATCTGACCCCATCCTGACACCCAGCACTTGTGCCACGTGGAGGGGCTGGGCTGCGTGGGCAGGCAGATCGGTTCTTTCAGGCCGTTGAACGTGATGGGTGAGTCCACCAGCAGCAAGGAGATATCATTGTCCATGTTGAGTTTTTTAAAGTCCTTGTGGATAATCACGGTCGTGACCCCCTTTACTTCCAGAGACGGGCCGGTTAAGCTATTGGTTCCCAGCACAATGTTTAGTTCTGAGGGACTGGTGGCATAGaaccagagggagagagggagggaaacggAAGTCACAAGGCACGTGGGACTTGCCGTGCCCAAGAAACTTAAACCCCATGCAGTTCTAGGGTCCTCCGGGGCTTGTCCGTGACTAGGAACCAGTAAATGCTCTGTTTCACACCAGTCCCCTGGAGCACAGAGAAAGCTCTACAGGAGCAGGGAAGTAAGGTGTCAGACGGCCCAGACGCCCAGAATTAGGAGGATTTCTTCCCAGAAGGACTTGAATGTCCTAGGAGAGCTGGACACACCAAGCCCTTTGGCTCCAGCAGGCCGGAGATGTGCCTGGAGAGGACAGTGTGTAACATCTGGGAAGCCGTGGTTATGGTCCTGGGTGACAACAGGATGGGCACAGCCTCGGATTCATAGCCTCCCCATCCCCAGGGCCGGAGGGGACGGGTGGAGCCATTTGTGCCTGATCCACGACCGATCAGCCCTAGGGTCCCCTCAACAGTCAGGTCTGGCTGCGTGTGGGGGTGCCCCGGGGCGCCCACTGTCAGGAGTAACGGGGATGGGCTCTGGGTACTTACGGTATCTCCTCCGAGAAAAAGCAGTGAGCCGCCGAGACAATCCACCACTCACTGATGATCGTGCCACCACAGAAATGCTGATTTCTTGCCTGAATACTCACCTGCCATGGAAACTCACCCACTTTAGCCTCCACCCCGTCTATGATTCTGGAATACTGAGCTCCTCTCTCAAAATTGGGCCTTTCACCACATTCTGGTAGaatggaagggaaaggaagggaaaagatgcAACAATTCATCAATATCCACAGAAGGCCTGTAAGTAGCTATCATTATACCCATTCtagagatgaggagactgaggccaggcCAGTGAAACACCCTTAGGAACGTGAGTAAACCAACATACACTTCATATTTGTGGCACAGAGCCGGGAAAGTAGGTCAGAAGTGTTAGCTCTGTCTCCCTTCCAGGTAGATAAGTCACTTCACTTCactaagtttgtttcttttttcatccaAGGGAAATCAGAGGAAAATACTCGTTCAGGACCAACCCCAGAGTGGCCGAAAGAAGAATGCCCCCTCACAAAAGATGGCCACATCCTAATGGACCACACCTTGGAACTCATAAATATATGACCTTACAAGGTAAAGGGGACTTTGGAGATGGAATTAAGGTTCATCAGTTAACCTTAAAATGGGGAGATTATTCTGGGTAATCTGAGTGGACCCAGTGTAATCACATGGGTCCTTAAAAGTGGTAGAAGGGTGCAGGAGAAGAGAGGTGTAGCTATAGAAGAAAGCCGCAGAGAGATGCAGTGTTGccagctttgaagatggagaaagggacCACAAGGTATGTGGAAGAcctctagaaactggaaaaggcacCAGACTCTCTCCAAGAGCCCCTAACAGGAACAcagtcctgctgacaccctgaccTTAGCCCAGTGAGACAGACCCATGTTGGATTTCTATCCTGCAGAGCCGTAAGATAAGAAGTTGGTATTGTTGAAGCCACTAAGTGTGTGGTAGCCTGTTACAGCAGCACAGGACACCAATACACACAGGAAACCGGAAGGGTGGCCCTGAGAGGGCCTGAGCCTCCCAGGAGCCCTGAGCTATACTAGGTGAGAACATTCTGTTCCAGATGGAGCAGCTCCGTCTCCTCGGAGGCTGAGAGTAAAGGCTGCAGCCGCCTAGGCGGAGAAGAGGAACTTGCCTTCTGGACAGAGTCCAGATCCAGCCCCTTGCCCCCAGGAGGAGGAGACCCTCTTGGTATGTTCTGACTTGAATCTCATCTTGTGTCTGGAACTAGGAATAAGTCTGACTGTTGGGAGCCTAagacccctttctctctcttgatGCTACTTTTCCACCTGTCCACTCAACAGAGGTTTTGAGGACTTCGTCGTATGGGTTGGAGGGACACACTGGTGGTCATCTGTGGTTTAAAAAAACTGCAGTGAAAGTGTGTCGCTATGTTTCAGTAGCCCTCAGCCGTCAGTAGCAGGTAGAGGCTCCTTCCAGGACTTTTGGGTCTGCCCTTCCTCTTTATTTACCAAACTCACACACAGTGTTTACACGTGTTGGGCACCATTTCAGGCTCTGGGGTCCCCCAACCCGAGTCTGAATCTTGGCTCTGTTGCTTACTTGCTGAGCAATTTGGGGAAAACTACTTATTCTTACTTACCCTCTCTTCCTTCATTCCCAGAATGGACATAAGCTAACACCCACGCCATAAAACAGATGCACAGTGTGAACGAGACCGTGGGTGTTGAAGCGCCccacacagtgcttggcacagagaaagCCCTCCAGCCACGTTAGCCGTCAGGATTTCTCATATCCTCTTGTGCCAAAGGCCCCCTTTCCTTGGTCTTGAGAACAGCCCACATCACCAGCGTGGAGCTGTGCAGACTTACCGATTAACGCTAGAGCATGAAGCCGTACGCAGTGATGGAGGCAGGGCTGAAATGATGAGAAGGGCTTCGAGCCTCCATCAGTCGTACTTGGACCGGCTCTTAGAGAGAACTCGGCCAATTCTTTGCCCATAACACGCCAACCACCCAGTTCACATGGTGCGGCCAAGCCCAGGCCGGCATGAGGGAGGCCGGGGACACAGGCCGTGTGCAGACAGGGAATCACACCCGTGCCAATCGCAGCCCTACCATTTCCCTGCTGCGTGACTGGATCAACCTGAAACCCCGGGGAGGCTCAGAGCTCCTCGCCCGAGCGTGGGGCCAAGGGTGAAGAGCCCACCATGGCAGGGTGGGCATTAAACGTGGGAAAGTACTTGACCCAAATGACTTCCTTCCGACATCAGCCACCCTCTTAAGAGAGAAACAGCCTGTCAGGGGCCATGAGGAGCTGCCTGTGGAGCAGGGCAGGCCTGGTCCTCCACCCGTAGGCACAGCACACGGAGCCTGTGCTCAGCTAGGCCTCTGCTCTGTGTCTGCAGCTCTGGGAGCCCTGCCGGGGCCCAGGGCCTATGTTCGTCTGCCTCTGAGTTCAAGGACTGA
This window contains:
- the PRSS55 gene encoding serine protease 55 gives rise to the protein MPRTMFLWPLLLLLPEYWVAHLECGERPNFERGAQYSRIIDGVEAKVGEFPWQVSIQARNQHFCGGTIISEWWIVSAAHCFFSEEIPPSELNIVLGTNSLTGPSLEVKGVTTVIIHKDFKKLNMDNDISLLLVDSPITFNGLKEPICLPTQPSPSTWHKCWVSGWGQIKAGAKQPMETELMKVPMIIMDWEKCSKEFPKLTKNMLCAGYKNESYDACQGDSGGPLACTTKSGNKWYLVGIISWGRSCGRKATPGMYTLVENYHPWIRKVTELEGRPFGAGKIGASPKQKPGRSWALEFPEPGSSRFWLLLYFLSYMLF